The nucleotide sequence tgaaGACATAGGGTCTGTAGAGGAAGAAGTCAGGCAGAAATCACTCCGAAACGAATCTACGATGAATGTGAGCAGGGATCTGATTGCTGTAATCTGGgcaaatgaaaagagagagaaagagtcatATAATTAAAATGATAAGTATGGGGACACTTAGAACATGAAGGTCTTGTGCTGACCTCCACCAAgtaagacagggtaagacaaaCCTAGGGTGAGCAGAGGACACTGCTGCTCAGACACAAGGCTTCATCttagttaaattaaaatgttccaATTTAGATgaatctctctcttcccttttagATTTCCTTTGGAAGTGTGGACGCCTTGCTACCTCGTCACAGCCCACTATTGAATCAGTGCCACCAAAAGTTGTAGAATGGGGGGATGTTCTTCTACTTGTTCACAATCCCCCAGAGAATGTTGTAGGCTTTGTCTGGGTCAAAGGAATGACTGAGTCCAAGAACATTGTGGCTGCCCGATATATACCAGACAGGAAAGCAACTATGCTGGGGCCTGCATACAGTGGCAGAGAAACTTTGTACAGTGATGGATCCCTGTTGCTTCGTAATGTCACTCTGAATGACTCTGGACTATACACTCTAGAAATTCTGAGAACAGATATGACAACTGAAGCGGCACAAGTGCAACTCAAGGTCCACAgtaagtgaatctctgtgattgTCCAGTGCTGGGGTGTTTAGATACACAGGACTGTCATGGCTGGCCTagccttccttctttctgcaCTGTACCCTATATGGAGGTTTGAGTACTTAGTGAAAAACACACTGGTAGAGACAAATTGCCATAGATAGGTTTCCATCTTCTAACTTCACCTGCATCAAGGAAGATATTGATGTAAAACAACTCAGCCTAAAATGTCAGAGTCAGCCCAGTCTCTTGAGGTTCTGGACCAGGGGGCCATGGATCCTGTCATCTTTCCAAAGATGGACTTAAGTAACTCCAGGGAGCATTTTTTAGTGCCCACTCTTACATCCTCTCAAAACCGATAGGGAACAATGGTTTTAGGACATCCGTGTCAAACTGAGGTATTTCTTAGCTCCAAATTGAGAATGTCATAATTAAATCCAGGAAATGGTAGAGAGAACATGGAGGAATGTTTCCCATTGTCAAGCTCTTTATGCTTGCTCAAACAGTGCCCTTCTATTACCCAGGACTCCTAGACTATGAATTGCCTGCACTATTGTGAATCCTTTTGTATCAGTCcccaatttaaaaattgtattatagTTTGCACACAGGTAAATCTGGTGGTGGCTTTTTCAACTTAGGCCTTGACTTGCTAAATGGctgtagtttgtgtcaagttgacacaaaaccagccagtctAGTACTAAAGTCTTTTAAAGACCTCAAGCCTACCTTGAAGATCAGACtgctcccagcccccacacaggCCCAGATCTAGGGTTACTTGACAGGGCAGCAAATGTAACTATTAGGTGAAGTCATCAGTTCAGTGTTGCCTCAAAGGATTCTGGGGGGGAAAGCCTAGAAAATGGAAGTTCCAGGCCTGTTGATGTCAGGGGAGGCATAGTTTCAAACCCCAGTATGCATGAGTGTATGCAGTGTCTGACTGAGGGCAGTGGGAGAAGCTTTGTAGACACCTAAGGGGACAGTTCCATACAGAGGAAACGACACTTTCATGGGCACTATTGGAAAGGAGGTCATGTTTCCATCCTTCATTAAGTGGCATACAGAGACAAGCCCGCCACTCTAGACTGAGTGACAAGTTCATCTGCTCAGGGTGGAGGTCACCATCTTTTCACCAAGCACAATGATCCCCAAGTGATTTATTTCCCTCTGTTCCCTTccagccttccttcctctgtgttgCGACCCTCTCAGTCCTCCACAACTCATGATCCGACCTGTGCCTCAGTATGCTGCTGTAGGGGAagtctttcttctccaagtttaTAATCTTCCAGAAGATTCACGAAGCTTTTCCTGGTATAAATCAAGGCGTAGGGCCTCGGTCCTTAAAATTGTAGGCTACAATAGAGCCAAGAATTCTGTCTCCTGGGAACCTGAATACAGACAAAGAGGGATGGTGTATTATAATGGATCCCTGATGCTTCAAGATGTCACTGAGAAAGATACAGGAAGGTACACACTAGAAGTTTTTAACAaagatttcaaatttaaaaaagcatCCGTGGAATTTTATGTCAAGAGTAAGTGACTCTCTATGGTCTTTTGCTTCTGGGTGAGGCTCATTCTACTTCATACACTGAACTATGAGACTGGACTGTGCCTGCTCCTCCCTCACAGTATCGTTTCCCCTCACTTGAGTTGGGGTCCCTACTGCGGGGCACACATGGAATAGATAAATTGAGATAGGTCAGAACCCCTCACCTGTCTTTACCTACAGAGTGGAGGACCTGTTCTCAGTAAACTGAGTTCCAGAATTTCAGCCTCATTGCAGATACTTAGAGTTCTCAACATGTACATGTTTACAGAAAGACTGTGGGAGTCAGGCAGTCCCTGGCTGATGAAGCCATGACATCCTCTCAGAGAACATCAGGAAGCCCTGACTCCAAAACTTTGCCTCTGACTGACTCAAGGTGACACTGGGGAgcttttttgtcattgtttagatTTCCTCTCAACACTGATAGGAAACAAAGCTTTATTGACTGTCTAAGTCATGGGTCTGACTATGCCATAGAGTGTAGAACCAGCTGTGTACTGCCATGACAGCTGCAGTTAGGTAGGTCATCTGTGCATCTCCTTCTCCTGAGGCTCAGTGGACAGGTGTCTGGGCCATTAGCCTATTGTTCTGATGGGCTTATGAGACTTCACAGGAAGGGCAAGGCACCAAggaaagaagcagaggaggaagctACTCCAGATTCCTCCTTCATTTCATGGGTCCAGCCTAGGAAATAGTAACAGATGCTGCTGATGTGAGCAGCTCCCCCAACCCAAGGTCAGACCATTGCTCATAACTAAGCTTAACTCATGGACCCGGCAATGATCATGCACTATGTGTCCTATTacaaggaaactgagacaggacaCAGTGCCTGAATCAGGGTCACACAGTTCCTGAGTAGTGGATCCAAAGCACAAGATATGTTTATAGTCACAGCTCGAAATTCTTCTCCCTAAAAGCTTTATAAATTATGAAGTAGAGAATGTCTGGTTGAGCTCTCTAGACTAATGCTATTTGATATCTTCCCTTGTTTCTCCAGAGTCTGTGACACAGCCCCTCATTGAAATGACTGATGCCACAGTCGCAGGATGTAGATTTGTGACCTTCACCTGCATTTCACCAGACACCGATGTCTCCATCCGTTGGATCTTCAATAACAACACTCTATACCTCACAGAGAGGATGACTTTGTCCCCAACAAAGTGTGGCCTCAGAATAAATCCTGTCAAGAGTGAGGATGCTGGAGAATATCAGTGTGAGGTCTCCAACCAAGTCAGTATGAAGACCAGTCTCCCAATCTCCTGGCCATGATGGGTGAGTGACTTCTCTTCATCCTACACAATAATGCTGGCATTTCCTTATCAATGGGATGAAAATGGGGGAAACTTATGAGGTGAAAATAATCAGTTCCTACTCAGGTACCGCcagcatggtgactcacacttaTAATCCTGGGATACACATGTGTACAAAGGAAGGCCAGGATTTAAAGCAAGGTTGTcttaaaaggagaataaagacatCAATAtgggaaacaaaaatataaagatcTTAGGAGCCACAGTATTTACTATTCACTATTTACCTAATTCGCCTAGGCCTAATGCTGCACACCAGTCATCTATGTGAAATGAGGAAGAGGGACAGGAGGAGGGTCTGCCTATGTCTCACTGTGGACGTAGCTGGTTTCTGGATAGCTTTGATCCACAGTTTGAATGAACAGATGTAAAGTCCTACATGAAGAGCAGATCTTACTCTTTTCACTTTGAGGGTGGCATTCACAGTGGGACCTTGCACATGAATGTTTTTCCTGTTCCACCACTACCCCAATACATCTTACAGaaaggacagattgtaggttgaAAATTTTGTGGCTGGATAGGTTTCCCAGTTCCACTACTAGAAGTCTTCTGTGGTTAGATGGCTGGTTAATAGTATCTAGCCCGCACTACTTGGGGTCTTTACTGtggtcattcttgtagattccaGGGACTTTCCGCTGTAGTAGGTTTCCACATTGCTTCCCAAATGCCCTACCATCCCAGTCATTACTCCAAGTACTCTCTCCTTCTATCCCAGCTTCCCCCACATTTCCTACTATTTCTATCCCCACCTGCTTCATTCACAAAATTTATCCTACTTCTTCCCAGGGAGACACATGGGTCCTACTTGAGTCTTTCTTGTTACTTAGTTTATCTATGCATAGGACAAAACAGGACATTTAATTCTTTGTGTGCATTATTAGTTTacagaagtgagctcagatgggTGTGTTTGTTCACCAGTTCCAGAAACTTCTGTTGAATCTTTAGGATTTTCAAAAAATAAGTTTGCGTCATCTGAAAATCTATTTTATAGCCAATTAATTTGTCACACTTTATGTATTCCTGTTTTCTAATTGCTCTGTCTAGGATGTCTAAGAGAATACTGAAGAAAAGTGGCCACCGCAGCATCCTTGTGCTTGCTGATCCTGGTCTTAGAGGGAAAGCTGTCGGTGTCCCCATGAGTACTTAGATGGCAGTGATTTCTCACAAGTCCCCCTACCTCAGCCTATCTTCTAcccctggtttgtttgttttcatcattAAAAATTGCTCACTCTTGTCAAATTTACTTATTGATTCAGTCTTAAGAGTTATAAATGCAATCAGTTTTGTGTTTCTTCATGCTTCCACCTCTATAGGTTCTGGGACACTAGGTATTTGCATGTTTCATGTAAGTCATTCTACAGTTCTCCATCACTATTGAGTAGCTATGGTTGCAGGGATGCCTGGCCATGGAAAATATCTTCAGTTGTTTGGGGTTAGGCAAAGAATTGGGTCTTGGAGGGACAGAGTTCAGAAGTTGGCAGTGGAGGAGGTGTAGTCTGGAGGCAGGTCTCTCAGGGGCTTACATATTGGTGGGGGCTACCCCAGAACAGTGGAGTTCCACCAGAGTTGTGGGgcaggtgctgggatcagagggaAGGGATATGGGATGCATCCTGAGGTTTATGTTCTGGACTTTGGCACAGTTCCATTGGAATGACAGTAACTCACCTCCTTTTCCAActggtgtggtttgtgcctatgTAGTCAGCTGGGGTTGAGGTAGAGGTCTGGTCATGAAGGAGGATATTCAGGCATATAGGTTTGTGTGGCAGAGTGGATTTTGGTTGGACAGATTCCATTGTGTGGTGGGGGTGTTGGTGCAGTTGGAGTCAGGACTCTCATCTACTTGCAGGCTGGTGGTGACTGCACCCTGAGCCATGGAGTTCCACCAGGGTTAGTGATGAACTTCCTAATGGCCATGTCCTTGGGCATATACTGGTCACAGTTTGTGTAGCAAATTGGCTGCACATGACTGAGTCTCTTTTTGGCACTAgtgttatttcttcattttttttgtcctCTTGTAATCAAGGGGTGAAAGATTtccattaaacatttttaaatgccatattatattCAGAAGTTCTCTAACAAGTTTGAGTATGATTATTTATTAACTCTCTGAGCTAAATAAACCTTGcttgtttttagttatttttatgcttaactttgaaaacatatacaggagGATAAATAAGGTTTAATTCTATAATTTACATAGCACGACTATGAGTGAATTTAATTATTACTCAACTTACCATTAACCTTTATGCCTTAATTTTCTTTAACAATTTATAATAATTTACTAACTTGTAATTAATTGAACTTAGTTATTTGTCTTACAAGCTGACTGTAGTGTTTTCTCTTCCctacctcccctcttcccccaccATTACACTCCTCATTTTCTGTTCCAAAAAGGACAGGACTCCCATGGGTttcaacaaagcatggtatatAAAACTGAAATAGTACTAAGGACCTCACCTTGTATTCAGGCTGGAAAAGTCAATTCTGTACGAGGAATAGGTTTCCAAAGTCATCCAAAGTGTTAGGAATgacccctgctcccactgttcaAAGTCCTGCAAgtagaccaagccacacaactgtccaatctatgcagaggacctaggtcagttccatgcaggctctctggttgtcagttcagtctctgtgagcttctCTGAGCCCAGGCTAGCTGATTCTATGGATTTTATTGTAATGTCCTCGACTTCTTTAGCTCATAAAACCTTTCAACCCACTCTTCACCAGGGTTCCCCTACTTCAGCCTAGAAGGTGAAGTCAGGGGTTGACTGGAGCTacaaaggaaacagaacaaagcCTAGAATCAAGATGTAGGGTCCATAGAGAAAAAGTTCAGAGGTAGTATAATCTCAACCTCCGTTTTCATTAGTGTGTACCATGCTTGATTGATGGCAGTGAGGGGCAGCCATGGAGATACCCCAGGAGAGAGTTCCATAGAGAGGAAATAACATATTCAGGAGCATTGAGTAAGTGGGGGTCATGTTGTTGACTTCTACCATGTAGGATAGAAACTCCCATACCTGTATCATTAGTCTGAGTGATGAATCCACCTGCTTAGGATGAAGGTTGCTATCTTTCCACCAAGCACAATAATCTTTGTGATGACTTTTTTCCCTTTCagcctccatttctgtttgttgCAACCATCTCTGTTCTGGCCAGTTCATAACAGACAGTGCCGTGGGATGCTGCTAAACGGAAAAGTGTGCAAGGGACAGTATGACAACTGTCAGCACTGCTGTGGGAAGTGATTCTGCCTTACTGAAGGCTGAACTCAGAGGAAGGAAGGCTGCAAGGCTTGTGGTAGTTCTGGAACAAAAGCTGTTCTACATAGATGTTCTGCATAGCAGGCAGCAGACTCTATGGAGGTCCCCTGTGTACTTCTCTCCAAAAGGAGCAGCCCCTGGCTTTGGCTACTGATCACAAGTGAGAACACTTCCTGATAACGTGTGGGTGAAGGGAGATCAGAACCTTCTAAAGTGTTAGGATAGGAAATATTCCTCAAGTTCTCTTATCTAGGTGCTATGACCCCCATTCTCCCATGCACACAGGATGGAATAAACCTTCTCCTGCGCATGCTtatacccatacacatgcacatactcactctccacacatgcataaattaaggtaagctggagatggagctggTGTCAGTAGGTCCAAATAGGGGATTTCATAAACACTTAAATATCAAGGGCCTTGTATATTCATTCTTCCATACACCCACATGTTTCTGAGCCTGGCCAGGCATCAGGTCTTCCAGAAAGATCAAGCTAGTTTTTCCTAACAAGACCCCAGTTCTAGTGGACTGGAAGAAGACTGGGAGGCCCATCTCAAAGTGAAGTCGGAGGTTGACTGCCTCCAGAGAGGGAGGAGATCAGAGAGGTCAGAATGTGAAAACTGGGGAACTGTAGAAGAAGTGGTCAGGGAAGGCACCACATTACCCACAGATTCTGTGTGTGAAGGCATTTGAGAACTGTGCCTGAAGAGACAGCCGTGGACAGAGTTGTACACAGAGAAAGTGAAACAGTCAGGTCACAAGAGTCAGGGAGGCCATTTCTTTACTTTCTCTGAGTTAGACAGGCACTTGCACCTACCTCAGCTGAATAATGAACCTAAACTTCTGAGTACACAGGGCCCCATCTTTTCACCAAAGACAAAGGTCTCACTGTTGATGAATttgtctctcttcccttctgtcccTTCTATTAGCCTGGGTCTTCCCTCCTGAAAATGTCAAGCATACAATCAGTGATGGGAGCATGAGGAAGCCAGGATTGCAGACCTCTGTCTCAGACTTAACTTTAAGTGATCTAAGGGAACTGAGTCTCAGTGGACAGGTGCCAGGGCATAAGGCAACTCTTCTGATGGACTTCACAGGTAGGTCAAGACCCCCAAGGGCATGGACAAAATAGACAGTTCTCCAGGCAACATTTTGTCCTTGGGGGTCTACTCCAGGGAATTTTCTTCTATGGGTAAAGAGTGACAGATGCTGCTTTTATGAGCAGCTCCTCCATCACAAATCAGGGCATTGTCCATTTCTAACGTTACCTCATAAACACAGCAATCAAATGATGCGCCATGTGTCCTGtttgagggaaactgaggcacagaaaccTCAGTGTCTGAATATGAATCTCACAGAACCTTGGTTGCAGATCCAAAGTAGAAGATATACCTATAGTCACAGCTTTAATTTACCTACCCTTGAAAATTTAAGTGTGAACTATACAGGGGCTGGCTGAGCTCTCTAGAGGACCACCATTATTTGGTCTCCTTCTTTGTTTCCTTGAAGAGCTTGTGACATAGACCTTAATGTGAGTCACTAATACCACAGTCACACTAGAGAGCCCTGTAGACCTTACAAGGCTCTCAGCTGACACTGGACCTTCCATACATtggatctttttattttatttaaatttatcttttaaaaaccaatcttttctcattttacatgccaagtCCATTTCCTagtccctcccctcttcctgctccctccacctcctccccatccactcctcagatagggtaaggcttcccatgggaagtcaacaaactCTAACactttgctttgaggcaggacaaagGCCATTCCCACTATATCTaagctaagcaaggtatccccaCACAGAAAATGGGTTCCAAATTGCCAGTACAAggaatagggataaatcctgctcTCCCTGCCCGTGGCTTCACAGacttccccagccatacaactgtcacctataTTCAGACGGCCTAGTTTGGTCTTTATTGGTTCTCTCACAGTCAGGCTGGAGTTGGaaagcttccattagctcaggtaagctgtttcagtgggtgttcccatcatAGTTTTGACCTTTGATGatattctcattcctccaacTTTTCGACTGAaatttgggagctcagcccagtgctcctctgtgtatctatgtctctgtttccataagttgatggatgaaggttctatggtgatgtttaagatAATCATTAATCTGACTACAAGGCATGGCTAATTCaggtcctctccactgttgcttagcgtcttagctgggtcatccttgttgattcctgggaatttctctagttctAGGTTgcttgctagccctataatggctcccttaatcaagatatctctttccttgttctctccatctctgttctaCTCTAACCTTGACcaccccattccctcaagttctcctcccccaccctcttctTTAAAGATATGCTGCAttattttatgttacatttgttttactctgtgaagttgtgttaatTTGCCtacctaaaacatctgattggtataataaagagctgaatgaccaatagctaggcaggagaagtaATAGTTGGGGCttgcagggagagagaataaagaggaggagaaatgcaGATAAAATAGAGGAGTGAgacaagaagagggagaggaggacatcaggagacATCCAGCCGGTTATCCAGCCAGTCATGgagtaaaaaggaaataaatacatacataataaagaaagctaaaagcccagaggcaataGGCAATTAAGAacaaatggaataatttaagttattaAAGTTGactggaaacaagccaagctaaggctgagtattcataagtaagaataagtctccatgaaCTTATTTGGGAAAGGccgctgggaaaaaaaaacaactacacaCCTGAAGCAAAAGACAACTAGCTGCATGGCCCATGTGTATGAGAGAGGAGGAATTAACatctgtgatggctattcttggttgtcaactttactaaatctggaatgaactataatCTGGAAGGGGAGGACACACTTGTAATCTGGACCTTGCAGCAAGAAGACAACAGTGCCCTTGATCTAGATCTTGAGACTGGagggcacacttttaatctgggCAACACCATTCTGAAGGGAGCCTATATAAGgacaatagaagaaagaagacttcgttttttgcctgcttgcctttgcctcatAAGCATACCCATTTCTCTGTTGGGATTTCAGCATATACAGAAAActagctgagacacccagccttgtgggactgagcaactactagattcttggactttcagTCACAAGTAGACATTGTTGGAGCAATCTGTAATTTATTTCACTAAATTCACATATATACTACAGGAATAGCTCTGGCTCTTTTTTGATACTGGGACCCACTTCTGTTTATGTGCCCATCTGaggtcaggaggaaagtagctgagataGTGCCCCCAGCTCAGGATTACCTGCAAGGCAGCTGGATCAGGTCTGCTAGGAgttcacaggcaggagagcatggcagattcctgctgccatacacagagatatttccaggatGTGCAGTGCattgcatggcagatttagcttttactcagataaaaaagaTTCATATGCTACACAgtgctacccagagttgaggtggtgagaatggctcccacccagcagtcccagagcCAGTGGTGAACAGACCTCTGACatattggactgggcagagccaaaaggcaaagcaatcTTAGTACTAGCCACTCTGCTAGGCATTTTAAGAGACGGTCCTGgttagaaaagaatttcagatgtGCAATAGAACAGATtcatacataaaagacctctaaatgagacacaatgtgttttaaaaatgtatgtagtcttgagagagagagagaagaaaaggtatagagagtttataaaaagaaggaaatgagtttaaaaattaaaacaaagtctttatttgtttatttatttattaaaaatttccacctcctcccatccccccatttccctcccactcccaccacgcctcctctccctccctctccagtcctaagagaagtcagggtgccctgcgctgtgggaagtccaaggccttcccccctccatccaggtctaggaaggtgtgcatccaaacagactaggctcccaaaaagccagtacatgcagtagaatcaaaagctggtgccattatcattggcttctcagtttgccctcattgtcagccacattcagagaatctggtttgatcacatgctcattcagccccagtccagctggccttggtgagcacccattagatcagtcccaccgtctccatgggtggacgcacccctggCGGCCCTGAATTCGTTTctcatgttctccatccttctgctcttcatctgagccttgggagctcagtccagtgctccaatgtgggtctctgtctctatctccatccatcgctagatgaaggttctatggtgatatgcaagatattcatcagtgtggctatgggagaaggccagttcaggcaccctctcctctgctgcccaaggacctagctagggaaatccccttggacacctgaatccctctagagtcaagtctcttgccaaccctaaaatggctccctaagttaagatattttcttctctgctcACATATCGACCCTTCCTGCCTCTCAAccagtctgatctccaaaatataaaaagaactcaagaaagtagacattaaaactctaattaacccaattaaaaaaatggggtactgaactgaacagagaattctcaacagaagaatttcaaatggccaaaagacacttaaggtcatgctcaacctccttagcaatcagggaaatgcaaatcaaaacaactttgagataccatcttacacctttcagaatggctaaaatcaaaaacaccaatgatattgtatacttttggctcctttatcaaaaatgaggtgttcataggtttgtgggttaaaattcgcgtcttctatacgattccattggtcgacttctctgtttttatgccagtaccacactgttttcatcactgtagctctgtaatagagtttgaagtcagggatggtaatgcctccagacaattctttattgtataggattgttttggatatcctgggttttttggttttccatataaagttaattattgtcctctcaagatctgtgaagaattttgacgggaccttgatggggattgcattgaatctataaattgcctttggtagaattgccatttttactatgttgatcctcccaatccaagagcaagggaggtccttccattttctggtatactcctcagtttctttcttcaatgccttaaagttcttgtcaaataggtctttcacttccttggttggagttaccccaagatattttatgctgtttgtggctatcgtgaaaggtgaagcttctctgatttccctctctgcttccatatcctttgtgtataagagggcgactgattttttggagttgatcttgtatcctgccacattactaaaggtgtttatcagctgtaaaagttctttggtggagttttgggggttgcttatgtacactatcatatcatctgcaaataaggaaagtttcacgtcttcctttccaattcgaatccccttgatccccttatgttgtcttattgctattgctagaacttcaagcactatattgaagaggtatggagagagtggacagccttgtcgtgttcctgagtttagtgggatggctttgagtttctctccatttaatttgatgttagctgtcggcttgctgtatatagcttttattatatttaggtatgacccttgtatccctaatctctccaatacttttatcataaagggatgttgaattttgtcaaatgctttttcagcatctaatgagatgatcatatggttttttttctttcagtttatttatatgatggattacattgatagattttcgtatgttgaaccagctctgcatccctgggatgaagcctacttgatcataatggataatttttcggatgtgttcttggatccggtttgccagtattttgttgaggatttttgcatcgatgttcatgagtgagattggtctataattct is from Microtus pennsylvanicus isolate mMicPen1 chromosome 1, mMicPen1.hap1, whole genome shotgun sequence and encodes:
- the LOC142854937 gene encoding pregnancy-specific glycoprotein 22-like; the encoded protein is MVRGSESMEVMLLMSAKDGGHSPTHTAKLSDDCTYLILVVFLIFFLASLLIFGHLPTTARVITELVPPEVAEGENVLFMVHNLPENVKSFAWFKGLKMEKQGIATYRRRKSLVTNGPMHSGRETIYRNGSLLLQKVSHNDTGFFTLQTYDRHAKILSTTSVYLHVHDFLWKCGRLATSSQPTIESVPPKVVEWGDVLLLVHNPPENVVGFVWVKGMTESKNIVAARYIPDRKATMLGPAYSGRETLYSDGSLLLRNVTLNDSGLYTLEILRTDMTTEAAQVQLKVHKSVTQPLIEMTDATVAGCRFVTFTCISPDTDVSIRWIFNNNTLYLTERMTLSPTKCGLRINPVKSEDAGEYQCEVSNQVSMKTSLPISWP